The region CTCTCCCGTCCGGGACGGCCTCATCCACTTTTCAAAGGCCTGATCGAAGCAGCCCAGCAGCGGCTGCCCTCCTCACCGGTGGAGGCGATACAGACCCAGCGATGATCCAAGACGCGGCCACCCTGCCGGTGGTGGAGACCTTCCATTCCCTGCAGGGGGAAGGCCATCACAGCGGCCGCAGCGCCTTCTTCATCCGTTTGGCCGGCTGCAATGTCGGTTGTCCCTGGTGTGACACCAAGCACTCCTGGCCAACAACGCAGCATTCAAGTCTGAGTGTTGACGACCTTGCTGAGCAGGCATCGCGTGCGCGTCACAACGGCGCCGCCTTCATTGTGATCACCGGCGGAGAACCTCTCCATCAGGATCTGGCGCCGCTGACCGAAGCCTTGAACAAACGCTGTGCACTGCCGATTCACCTGGAAACCAGTGGTGTGGACCCCTTAACAGGACGCTTTGACTGGATCACGCTCTCTCCCAAGCGCCACCGCCCCCCTCTCCCGCTTCTCCTGCGGACATGTCACGAATTGAAAGTGGTCGTCCACACCTCAGACGACATCGCCTTCGCCAAAAAGATGGAATCGCAATGTCCGGCCTCGACAGAGCGACTCTTGCAACCAGGATGGAACTGCTCGGAAGGTGAACAGTTGGCTCTGGAGCACGTCCGCCGCCATCCCATCTGGAGACTCAGCCTTCAAACTCATAAGTGGCTCGCAATTCAATGAACCATTACGCAACACCAAAACCACTCATACTCATGCAACTCTCAGGATCCATTCAGAGAGATTCATGAGAACACCCATCTTTGAAGACGCTATCATTCAAACGAACACTTTCCACAACTTTTCCAAAAAGGACCTTCAACGTAGTATTTCCGGCGACTAATGCCAAAAAAATATGGCTATGACAAGGCGGACGACCAAGGCAATAGAGCCACTAAAAGCATCAAAAAGTCCAATAGAAGTAGCATTAAAAATAAAAGTTTATCCAGACCAATTGTCGACAGAGATGGCAATGGCTTAGTCGACAGCTCCGAGAAGACTGGATACCAGCTCTACATCCCCGAAAGCGAGATTTTTATTACCACCGCATCTGGTAAAATATTTTCCGATGTAACATCTAAAAAGTGGTCAGCCATTGCGGCAGCCCCAGCAGAGAAAGGACATCAAGTTTTAATAGCGAACAATCAATCCAAAAAAGCCAAATACCAAATTTGGAGATTGAGAAGCAAGGGAATCGTCCATTTAAAAGGTCGGCGGCTCACAGAAAGAGCCCTTAGCTCACAAGGCTACGAGCAAGTTTTCGATATTGATTTTAATGGTGACGGCATCATTGAAGCTGACACACTGATCGACGCAGGAGACGCAGATTTCTCTCTGACGGGAACTGCAATGGTTGGGAAACGATTACGGGCGATGCGAGCTGCCGATGATCCAGATGGAAATGGACGACTCCTCATCACCTGGCAGTCATCATCAGGAGCAAGCATCTGGACAACAACCGACACCGGCAAATCGATAAGTATCCCAGCAACACTGGAGGGCGCTCAGGTCCGTGCCAGGGTTGAGTACAAAGATGGCGATAGGTTTCAAGAAACTGTCTTTACCCAGTCGCGCTTCATTCCATACATCGATCACGGCGATGCTGCCTTCCTAATTCAAGGCACTCCAGCAGTCGGTCAAACCCTCTCTATCTCACAATCCGTCGCTGATCCCGATGGGGATGGGACACCCTCCTTCTCCTGGCTCCAATCCCGCGACGGCATCAACTGGTCTTTCCTTAGCTCCAACCCCACCTTCGCCATTTCTGACAACCTGGAAGGGCAGAACATCAGGGCGGACGTCCGATACACCGATGGCCAGGGCTTTGAGGAATCCATCTCCACGAATGCTGTCTCCATTCCCTACGTCGATAGCGGCGACGCTGCCTTCCTGATTCAAGGCACTCCAGCAGTCGGTCAAACCCTCTCTATCTCACAATCCGTCGCTGATCCCGATGGGGATGGGACACCCTCCTTCTCCTGGCTCCAATCCCGCGACGGCATCAACTGGTCTTTCCTTAGCTCCAACCCCACCTTCGCCATTCCCGACAACCTGGAAGGGCAGAACATCAGGGCAGACGTCCAATACACCGATGGCCAAGGCTTTGAGGAATCCATCTCCACAAATGCTGTCTCCATTCCCTACGTCGATAGCGGAGATGCTGCCTTCCTAATTCAAGGCACTCCAGCAGTCGGTCAAACCCTCTCTATCCATCGCTCCATCGACGATCCAGATGGCAACGGTGATGACACGCTTGAGATCACCTGGCAAGCCTCCCTCGATGGAGTCAATTGGTCTCTCGCCAGCACCAACCCCTCCTTAATCATTCCCAAAACCCTCGAGGGGCATCGAATCGATGCAACTGTCGCCTACACCGATACTCAGGGATTCAGCGAATCCATCAGCACCGACGATCTCACCATTCCTTTCATCGACGACGGTGATGCAGCCTTCACAATCCAAGGCACGCCAGACGTCGGCCAAACACTCTCCATCCATCGCTCCACCGACGACCCAGATGGTAATGGTGATGACTCGCTGGAGATCACCTGGCAAGCCTCTCTCGATGGCATCACTTGGTGGGAAGTCGGAACTACCCCCTTATTCCAGATCGGACCTGAGCTCGCCGGACATCAACTCAATGCCTTCGTACGGTACGTTGATGGGCAAGGTTTCAAAGAAAGAATTAGATCCGTCAACGTCTCCATTTCAGGCGCCATTGAATCAAACCTCAGTAGAGTCGACGACTTCGATAGCAACATAAATACAAGTGGCAAGCTCAATGTCAACAGCAGTATTGACGGTGAACTTGAATCTGCTGGCGACCGCGACTGGTTTGCCATCGACCTGACAGCAGGCCGTAGATACCAAGTCGACCTGGATGGCGTCAGTCTTCACGATCCCTTCCTCTATCTCCGCAACGGGTCATCAGACCTGATTAATTTTAATGATGACAAGTCCTTATTCAGCCTTAATTCACAGATAATTTTTGACGTAGATAGCAGTGATACGTATTACCTTGACGCAGGCTCTTACGACGACGCTTATGCGGGTCGCTATACCCTCAAAGCCTCTGAGCTCAGTGCAGTAAAACCTAGTTTCAGCAGCACGGATGGTTACGGCCATGTGAGCGCCAGACGCGCCTTCGAAGAACTTTTGGATATTTCACTTGACCCAGTCGCCTCCATTGGCGGCGCACTCTGGGGAGTCGACAATGTTGATGCGCCAGAAGTTTGGAACGGTGGCAGCATTTTTCCAGGTACAACAGGTGGTGGAACTACTGTTGCGGTGATCGACACAGGTGTGGATCTGGATCACCCAGAATTTGCAGGTCGCATTGTTGCTGGATACGACTTCGTCGACAACGATTCAATCGCTGATGATGGCGAAGGCCATGGCACCCATGTTGCTGGCATTATCGCTGGTGCTAATGACGGTCAGGGAATAACCGGGGTCGCCCATGACACCTCGATCATGCCCCTTCGAGTTTTGGATAATGATGGCAATGGCTGGGTCAGTGACATCATTTCCGCAGTGCGGTGGGCTGCCGACAACGGAGCTGATGTGATCAATTTATCTCTGGGTGGAGATGGCTCCAGCCAGGCCATGGCCGATGCCATTCGTTACGCATCACAGCGCGGGAGCGTTGTCGTAATGGCCTCTGGCAACACCGGTAGCAATTCCCCCGACTATCCCGCCGCCCATGCCATCAATCACGGCATTGCTGTTGGTGCTGCAAACAGCTATCAATTCCTAGCCGGGTTCTCCAACCGCGCCGGGAGCACACCGTTGGATTACGTCACAGCACCGGGCGTCAATATCTATTCAGCTGTTCCTGGAGGCGGTTACGACACGTTCAACGGGACATCGATGGCGGCTCCGCATGTGGCCGGAGTTGCAGCCCTACTTAAAAGTTATAACCAGGGCTTATCAGCATCAACTATCGAAGATCTGCTCACAAACTCTGGTAGCAATTCACAAGGTAGAGCTACAGCATCAAATCAATCACCTCCGACAGGATTGACAATAAGTGATGTGATCACCCGGCAGACACTTGATACTTTCAGTGACAAACAACTCAATGGCACTTTGATCGCCAGCATTGACGGAAACCGGCAAGAATGCCGCTCAACTATCCGCTTGCTCAAGCGAGGGATTCGATCCAACGATGTCACTTACAAAGGCCTGGAAGATGTGCGTGTGATCGAAGCCAGTCGCAACAGCTTTGCCACGCTGAAGATCTCCAATGAGCGTTCGGTAGACCAGCGGGAGTTACTGAGTGAACTTCTGGCCACCAACCACTTCAATTACTTTGAAGTCGACCAACAATTTTCAATCGTCTGATCCATGACTTCTGTAGCCGTTGTAGGGACAGGGCTCCTGGGTACTGCCATCACCAAGCGACTATTAGAGAAGGGCTTTGAGGTTCATGTTTGGAATCGCAACCCCGCGCGTTTGGCAGATCTGCAAGAGCTTGGGGCGCACGCCATCCAAGAGCTGCACGGAGCTGCCCAAGGACGCCAAGCCGTCATCACCGTGTTGCGCGACGGAGCAGTTACAGCAAACGTGATCCATGCACTTGGGCCAATCCATGGCTCCACCGTGATGCCGATGGGAACCATGGGCATCACGGAAATCCGCAGCTTGGCTGAACAGGTTCAGCATCAGAACGGACACTGTTTGGAAGCGCCTGTGCTGGGCAGCAAACCTCAGGCCTTGAAAGGAGAACTGTTGGTGATGGCCGGTGGTGAGCCGGCGCTGTTTGACCAGCAGAGACCGCTCCTGGAGCATCTCTCACAAGAGCCAATGCTGGTGGGACCGATCGGCAGCGGTGCTGCCACCAAGCTTGCGCTCAATCAACTGATCGCCAGCCTTACCCACGCCTTTTCTCTGTCGCTGCGACTGGTGCAGCAGGCAGGCGTGCACGTTGAGACGTTCATGGCCATCCTGAGGCCCTCGGCGCTCTATGCCCCCACCTTCGATAAGAAGCTGCAGCGGATGCTGGAGGGTCACTATGACGACCCGAACTTCAGCACAGCCCTGCTGCGCAAGGACCTGCACCTGTTCCTGGAGGAGGCGACCGCTGCTGGACTCCAAATCCAAGGGCTGCAGGGTCTGGACGCCCTGCTGGAACAGTCATCCGGTAGCCAACTGGATGACCTCGACTATTGCGCCCTGCATGAGCTGACGCAAGAAAGTTTTTAATGAGGTCATGACCCAACGCACCTCCGTCGCGCTGCTGTCCGGCGGCCTGGATTCAGCCACGGCGGCGGCCATGGCCCTGGAGGAAGGTGATCGTGTGATCGGCCTGTCCTTCGACTACGGCCAGCGTCACCGTCGCGAGCTGGAGGCTGCGGCTGCAGTTGCCTCGCACCTGGAGCTGGCGGAGCATCACTGTCTTGCGGTCGATCTGGCGGCCTGGGGCGGATCCGCCCTCACCGACGACGCCATCACCATTCCCACCGATGGCGTCCAGGACGGCGTGATCCCACCCACCTACGTCCCTGGTCGCAACACTGTGTTCATTGCAGTAGGACTGAGCCTTGCCGAGGCCCGTGGAGCCGAACGCTTGGTACTGGGGGTGAATGCCGTGGACTATTCCGGCTATCCCGACTGCCGGCCCGATTATCTGAACGTCTTTCAGCAGCTGGCTAATCTAGCTAGCAAAGCTGGTCGCGAAGGCCATGGCACCCGGCTCTGTGCACCGCTGGTGGAGTGGAGCAAAACCAGAATTGTTGAGGAAGCACTCAGGCTCAACGTGCCGATCCAATCCACCTGGAGTTGCTACAGCGGTGGCTCGACCCCATGCGGAATCTGCGACAGCTGCCGCATCCGCGATGCCGCCCTGCGGGAAGCCGGTCGCCCGGACCTCTGCAGTAACGCGTCAACATGACCGTGCCCCAGCGGTTGGACCTGCCCTGGCGTGAACCGCTTGCCGTGGCCCGACAGCTGGAAAGCGACGACGGGCTGATATGGCTGGATGGTGACGGCAGTGACCTGGGCCGCTGGGTGACCCTGGCCAGCCAGCCGCTGGAGGTGATCCACAGCCAGGGCCTGCCGGGGGATGCGGAAGCCCGCGACCCTTTCACTGCATTGAACGGGCTGGGTCCGGGCCACTGGACCGGCTGGCTCAGTTATGAGGCGGCCGCCTGGACTGAACCCGGCAACCCCTGGTCCAGGGATGCCATGGCCAACCTGTGGATTGCCCGCCATGACCCGCTGCTGCGGTTTGACCTGCAGCAGCGGCAGCTCTGGATCGAAGGCACGGACCCGATGGCGATGCAGCAGCTGGCAGCGCGACTGCAGCAGAGAGCGCCCATCCCGCCGGCCACAGCGCCCATCCCGCTGGAGGCCTGGCATCAGCACACCAGCCGCGAAGGCTTCGCTGATGGCGTACGCCGGATCCGTGCGCTGATCGCCGCCGGTGATTTGTTCCAGGCCAACCTCACCGCCTGCTGCAGCACCGATTGGCCCAGTGATGCCTCGGCGGTGGAGTTGTTCCAACGGGTTCGTCAACGCTGCCCTGCGCCGTTTGCGGGCCTGGTGGTGGCGGACAACGGCGAAGCACTGCTCTCCTCCTCGCCCGAACGGTTCCTTCAGGTGGACCCCGCCGGCCGGGTCGAAACCCGACCGATCAAAGGCACACGGCCTCGCCATCGTGATCCAGACCGCGACGCCGAGCTGGCGGCGGAGCTGGTCTGCAGCGACAAGGACCGGGCCGAAAACGTCATGATCGTGGACCTCCTGCGCAATGACCTCGGCCGCGTCTGCCAACCGGGCTCCATCCAGGTGTCGCAACTGCTCGGCCTGGAGAGCTACAGCTCGGTGCATCACCTCACATCGGTGGTGGAAGGGCAGCTGCAAGCTGGGCTCAGCTGGGTGGATCTGCTTCGGGCCTGCTGGCCGGGTGGATCGATCAGCGGTGCCCCGAAGCTGAGGGCCTGCCAGCGGCTGCAGCAGCTGGAGCCCACCAGCCGCGGCCCCTACTGCGGCTCCCTGATCCGCATCGACTGGGACGGACGCTTCGACAGCAACATCCTGATCCGCACACTGATGCGGAAGGATCACAGGCTGAGGGCCCATGCCGGTTGCGGCATCGTTGCCGACTCCGACCCCGATGGCGAAGCAGAGGAGCTGATGTGGAAATTACGGCCACTGCTGGAGGCCCTGGCTTGACGGGAGGGGTCGCCTGGTGTGAGGGCCGATGGGGCACACCGGCTGAGCTGAGCCTGCCCCTGGATGACCGGGGCCTGCAACTCGCCGATGGACTGTTCGAAACCGTGTTGATCCGCGCCGGTCAGCCCTGTCTGCTGGATGAGCACCTGCAGCGCTGGAGTGAGGCCAGCGCGCAGCTGGGCCTGGATCCTCCGCCCGGCCGCGACCATCTGATGCCCCTGATCCAGGAGGCTGTGCAGCGGGCCTTGCCCGACCAGAGTTGTGGTGCCCTGCGGCTCAACTGGAGTCGGGGTTCATCCTCCCAACGCGGGATCGCACCGCCATGTATCGGGGGACATCGGTTCTGGCTGACGCTTCAGCCCTGGATACCGATCTTCACACCTATCTCCGCGATCATCAGTCGCCTGGAGCGCCGCAACAGCGACAGCCTGCTGAGCCGTTGCAAGACCTTTGCCTACGGTCAAGCGGTGCAGGCGAGACGGGAAGCTTCAGAACGGGGCTGCGATGACGCCCTGTTGCTCAACACCAACGGCGAGCTCTGCTGCAGCACCACCGCCAATCTGCTGCTGAAGCCTGGCGGTGCGAAGGGGGATGGCCCCTGGCTGACTCCTCCCCTCAGCAGTGGCTGCCTGCCGGGGGTGATGCGGGCCCGGGCCCTGCGGCTGGGACTGGCGGTGGAGGCCGACCTGGGCGCCAGCCTGGGGTCAGACGATCAGCTGCTGCTGATCAACAGCCTCGGTTGCCGAAGCCTGTTGAGCCTCGACCATCAGCCCCTCTACTCCCAAGCCCTGGGAATCGATTCAGCCGAATCGCTGTGGCAACATCTGCTCAACTAGCACGATATACATTATATATTTATAGATATGAGTTAAATATCTTACTATCTGAGTTGTAGCAGGCGTTCCACCGCCTCAGCCCACCCTTCTGCATGGGGGGCACGGGCGAGCTCAAAGCGACCGCTCTCCACGCCAGGACGCAACTGCGGATGGGGACCCTCGGCACCCGGCACCACCACCGCAAGGTCCGCCACCTCCAGCAGGGGCAGATCGTTGGGGGAATCACCCAGGGCCAGCACCTTCACATCCGGTTCATGGAGGCGCTGCTTCAGAGCCGCCAAGGCGTTTCCCTTGCTGACCTCGGCGCCAAGCAGATGACACATCCGGTTACCGCGCACAACGGCCAGCCCCTGGGCCGCCGCCAGGGCATCAAGGCGCCGCTGGATCGCCGCTGAAGGCGGAACAAAGGGCACGCTGCAGCGTCGCCGTTGGGCCTGTTGCAACAACTCGCCGGAAAGCCCAAGCAGACGTTCCCCCTCCGCGTCCGTGAGTTCATCGAGAGCCTGCAACGGTTCAGACAGCTGCTCAGACAGCTCCTGCAAGCGAGGTTTCAACGCCGACCAGCCAGGCCCCAGGGCCTGGTCCCAGGGCTCGCAGGTTGGCGTTTCACCATGAATGGCACCCCCATTTTCGACGATGTAGGGATCCCGCAGCAGAGCTGCAGCGCGGAAACGCTCCACCTCCTCCGCCGTTTTGCTTGTGCAGGGAATCACGGGCACTCCTGCCCGTTGCAGCGAGCGCAGCGTCGCCGCTGCCGGAGACCAGTCGTAGTGATGGTCCATCAAGGTGCCATCGAGGTCGGTGACCACCCACCAACGGCAGCTCTGGGGGTCGCTCATGCCTGAATCAGCCAATGCACGGCATAAGGTTCCAACTGAAGTTGCGAGCCATGGGTCTCGGAGGATCCGCTCAGACAATCGGCCCAGGCAAGACCAGTGCGACCGCCGAGACGCCCCAAGGCCAGGGTCAACCGCGAAGGGGTGACGTTATGAACCGCCACCAGGGTCTGACCGCCACCACTTCGACGCAGCATTACCAGATCGGTGCGTCCAGCACTCAACACCTCCATGGCCGCATCGGGATGCAAGGCCGGCTGATCGCGGCGCACACGCAGGGCATGACCCAACACCGATGTAACGGCGGTGGCATCGCTGTCGGGATCCTGCAGCCGCCGCTCAACAGTGTCCGCCTTGAACTGCGGGCGGTTGAGATCCCTGCGCTGTCCGGTGCGGCGGAACCGGCCCAGGTCATTGGGTGTGGCCAACAGGGCCGGCAAATAAAACGCCGGAACACCGGGCAGGGCCAGCATCAGCAGCTGGGTCATCAGAAAGCGTGCCCGTTGCAGATGGGCCGGGTCAATTCCGGCATCCGCCATGGCACTCCACCAGCTGATGTTGATCTCGTAAGGAGCCTCCTCACCGTTGGTGAGGCGACGGTGACTGATCAGACCACCCCGCTGCTCGCAGGCAATCAACAGCTGCAGTCTCCGCTGATCCGACATCAGCCCCTCGAGGGCCCGCAGACCGACACCGTCATGGCAAGCGGTGAAATTGAACAGCCCCGTGGCCTCCGGTAGCGCGGGCCAACGGTTGAGCCAGCCGTTCAGCAGATCAGCACGACCACTGATGGCCGCCTCCAGCAAGAGGGGCGGCAACGGGAAGTTGTAGGCCAGATGGGCCTCTCGACCGCTGACCAGATACGACAAGTTCTCCTGCTCCGGAACATTGGTCTCCGTCACCACCACCCCGCCTGAACAGCTGCGCTCCATCAGCTGCCGCAGCACCTCAACGATGCGATGGGCTTCTGGCAGGTGGATGCAGCCTGTCCCCGGCGTCTTCCAGATGAACCCGACCGCATCCAGCCGGACCCAGCGGACCCCATGGCGAAGCATCTGGTCCATCAGCCGCGTGAATCCCAGCAGCACCTCCGGACTTCGCCAATCCACATCCACTTGGTCGGGCCCAAACGTGGTCCACACTTGACGCGGACCATCCGACCCGCTCAGCTGGGTGAACAGAGAAGAACTCCGCGGCCGCACCACCTGGTCCCAGCAGGGATCAGGCGTCGCCTCCAGCACACAGGAGCGCCCCGGCTCCTCATCGCGCAGGAACTGCCTCACCCAGGGATGGGAGGCGGAGATGTGGTTCAGCACCAGGTCTGCCATCAGACGACGACCGTCAGCAAGGTCCGCCAGATCTCCCCAGTCACCGAAGCGCGGCTCGATCCGGTCGTGGCTGGCCACCGCAAAGCCGCCATCACTGGTGGAGGTCAGAAACGGCAGCACATGCACCACCTCAGCGAAGGGCCGCAGGCGGTTGTTGAGTAGCTGACGCAGGCTGCGCAACGCGGGCACCCCATGCTCCACCACCGTATCGGCATAGGTGATCAGCACCGCATCGGCGCCTGTCCAGAGATCCGTCGCACCGGGCGGGTCGTCGTTTGCTGACGCACCACGCAAAATCTGCAGCAATTGCGACGACAGCTGCTCGGAATCAGCGGAAGAATCCTCGAGGTAGAGGTTCTCCAGCAGGCCCTGCAGCGTTTCAGCGCTCAAGGTCTGCATATCGGCTCTCCTGAACATCGCTCAGGTATGGGTCATGACCTCATCAACTGTTGTCGCATTAAGCACCGGATGGATTTTCAGCAGAGCCTGATCACCACGGTTCATGACTACAGCCTGGGCAACCTGGATGCTGTTGCCTTCAACCGCGAGCTGAGCCAGCGGCCGACGACGCTGCTGATCCCCTGTCTGATGGAGGAGTTCAGCCGTCCAGCACTGGCGCTGATCCGCGACACTCTGTCGTCATTGAAAGGCCTCAATCGCCTCGTCATTGCTCTGGCCGCTGAAAGCGCGGAGGACGTAGCCCATGCCGAAGCCTTCTTCGCCGGCATGCCCTTTCCCGTTCAGGTGCACTGGACCAATGGCCCAGCCGTGAAGGACTTGCTTGAGTCCATGGGCGCCCTGGGACTCGAGGTCACCGGTCCCCCCGGCAAGGGCTGGGCGGTCTGGCAAGGGCTTGGGGTGGCCTGTCAGGACGCCGAAGTGGTGGGCCTGTTTGACGCCGACATCCGCACCTTCGGCTCGGCATACCCGGAGCGGATGTTGCGTCCACTGCTGGATCGCTCCCACGGCATCGCCTACGTCAAGGCCTTCTACAGCCGGCTATCGCTGGAAACCCAGGCGCTGCAGGGTCGGGCCACCCGCCTGTTCGTCGGTCCTCTGCTGGTCAGCCTCGAACAGATCTTTGGCCCACTGCCGTACCTGCGCTATCTGCAGTCTTTTCGCTACCCCTTGGCTGGTGAATTCGCCTTCACCACCGATCTGGCGATGAATCTGCGCATCCCCTCCGATTGGGGCCTGGAGATGGGGTTGCTCTCGGAGGTATTCCGTCATGTCGCCACCAGTCGCATTGCCCAGGTGGATCTGGGGCTGTTTGATCACAAGCACAAAGGACTCGGAAGCAAACCCAGTGAGGGGTTGCAACGCATGGCCGGTGAAATCTTCGGAACCGTTTTGCGCAGCTTGATGGAGCACGAGGGCGCCGTGATCTCGATGGATCAGATTCCCACCCTTGAGGTGCTCTACCGACGCGTCGGTGAGGATCGGGTGCGCCAATTCGGCATTGATTCGGCGATCAACCGGCTCCCCTATAACCGCCATGGAGAAGAACTGGCTGTGCACAGTTTTGCTGAACTGCTGCGGCCAGGACTCTCCCGCCTAATGGAGTCTCCAGTTGCTCATCAGCTCCCCAGTTGGTCACGACTGAAAAGCTGCAATCCTTCACTTCAAGGCGACCTAAGTGCAGCAGGTCAAATGGATCGCACTACATCTCGAACATTGCCCCAGTCTCAACCATTGCGTCGACCCAATCACAAACCCAGATCATCAACATCTGAGCTTGTTGCCTGAACGGACTTGAATCAAATGTAAACGAGTCAAATTGGCCCCAATCGTCAGATTGGAGCCAATTTCTATTCGTTTAGACAAATCCCAAGACGCATCAAAGAGCCTGCTGCTGCCGCATTACCCATTGCGTAGCAGCGCGCTGGGATTGCCAGGCATGGAGAAGTTGCTTGGCAAGCGTCTGCAACTGCGCTGGGTCAGCAGTGGCTTCAATGGCACGGTTCATCCGCTCCACTTCAAAGCATTGCGTCGTGGACATTGCAATCGATTCCCTCATCACTTACTCCAATTGAAGACTTCACTATTTTCATGCCACCACGAAAAAG is a window of Synechococcus sp. A15-24 DNA encoding:
- a CDS encoding 7-carboxy-7-deazaguanine synthase QueE, yielding MIQDAATLPVVETFHSLQGEGHHSGRSAFFIRLAGCNVGCPWCDTKHSWPTTQHSSLSVDDLAEQASRARHNGAAFIVITGGEPLHQDLAPLTEALNKRCALPIHLETSGVDPLTGRFDWITLSPKRHRPPLPLLLRTCHELKVVVHTSDDIAFAKKMESQCPASTERLLQPGWNCSEGEQLALEHVRRHPIWRLSLQTHKWLAIQ
- a CDS encoding S8 family serine peptidase, encoding MPKKYGYDKADDQGNRATKSIKKSNRSSIKNKSLSRPIVDRDGNGLVDSSEKTGYQLYIPESEIFITTASGKIFSDVTSKKWSAIAAAPAEKGHQVLIANNQSKKAKYQIWRLRSKGIVHLKGRRLTERALSSQGYEQVFDIDFNGDGIIEADTLIDAGDADFSLTGTAMVGKRLRAMRAADDPDGNGRLLITWQSSSGASIWTTTDTGKSISIPATLEGAQVRARVEYKDGDRFQETVFTQSRFIPYIDHGDAAFLIQGTPAVGQTLSISQSVADPDGDGTPSFSWLQSRDGINWSFLSSNPTFAISDNLEGQNIRADVRYTDGQGFEESISTNAVSIPYVDSGDAAFLIQGTPAVGQTLSISQSVADPDGDGTPSFSWLQSRDGINWSFLSSNPTFAIPDNLEGQNIRADVQYTDGQGFEESISTNAVSIPYVDSGDAAFLIQGTPAVGQTLSIHRSIDDPDGNGDDTLEITWQASLDGVNWSLASTNPSLIIPKTLEGHRIDATVAYTDTQGFSESISTDDLTIPFIDDGDAAFTIQGTPDVGQTLSIHRSTDDPDGNGDDSLEITWQASLDGITWWEVGTTPLFQIGPELAGHQLNAFVRYVDGQGFKERIRSVNVSISGAIESNLSRVDDFDSNINTSGKLNVNSSIDGELESAGDRDWFAIDLTAGRRYQVDLDGVSLHDPFLYLRNGSSDLINFNDDKSLFSLNSQIIFDVDSSDTYYLDAGSYDDAYAGRYTLKASELSAVKPSFSSTDGYGHVSARRAFEELLDISLDPVASIGGALWGVDNVDAPEVWNGGSIFPGTTGGGTTVAVIDTGVDLDHPEFAGRIVAGYDFVDNDSIADDGEGHGTHVAGIIAGANDGQGITGVAHDTSIMPLRVLDNDGNGWVSDIISAVRWAADNGADVINLSLGGDGSSQAMADAIRYASQRGSVVVMASGNTGSNSPDYPAAHAINHGIAVGAANSYQFLAGFSNRAGSTPLDYVTAPGVNIYSAVPGGGYDTFNGTSMAAPHVAGVAALLKSYNQGLSASTIEDLLTNSGSNSQGRATASNQSPPTGLTISDVITRQTLDTFSDKQLNGTLIASIDGNRQECRSTIRLLKRGIRSNDVTYKGLEDVRVIEASRNSFATLKISNERSVDQRELLSELLATNHFNYFEVDQQFSIV
- a CDS encoding NAD(P)-dependent oxidoreductase; translated protein: MTSVAVVGTGLLGTAITKRLLEKGFEVHVWNRNPARLADLQELGAHAIQELHGAAQGRQAVITVLRDGAVTANVIHALGPIHGSTVMPMGTMGITEIRSLAEQVQHQNGHCLEAPVLGSKPQALKGELLVMAGGEPALFDQQRPLLEHLSQEPMLVGPIGSGAATKLALNQLIASLTHAFSLSLRLVQQAGVHVETFMAILRPSALYAPTFDKKLQRMLEGHYDDPNFSTALLRKDLHLFLEEATAAGLQIQGLQGLDALLEQSSGSQLDDLDYCALHELTQESF
- the queC gene encoding 7-cyano-7-deazaguanine synthase QueC, with the translated sequence MTQRTSVALLSGGLDSATAAAMALEEGDRVIGLSFDYGQRHRRELEAAAAVASHLELAEHHCLAVDLAAWGGSALTDDAITIPTDGVQDGVIPPTYVPGRNTVFIAVGLSLAEARGAERLVLGVNAVDYSGYPDCRPDYLNVFQQLANLASKAGREGHGTRLCAPLVEWSKTRIVEEALRLNVPIQSTWSCYSGGSTPCGICDSCRIRDAALREAGRPDLCSNAST
- a CDS encoding anthranilate synthase component I family protein — protein: MTVPQRLDLPWREPLAVARQLESDDGLIWLDGDGSDLGRWVTLASQPLEVIHSQGLPGDAEARDPFTALNGLGPGHWTGWLSYEAAAWTEPGNPWSRDAMANLWIARHDPLLRFDLQQRQLWIEGTDPMAMQQLAARLQQRAPIPPATAPIPLEAWHQHTSREGFADGVRRIRALIAAGDLFQANLTACCSTDWPSDASAVELFQRVRQRCPAPFAGLVVADNGEALLSSSPERFLQVDPAGRVETRPIKGTRPRHRDPDRDAELAAELVCSDKDRAENVMIVDLLRNDLGRVCQPGSIQVSQLLGLESYSSVHHLTSVVEGQLQAGLSWVDLLRACWPGGSISGAPKLRACQRLQQLEPTSRGPYCGSLIRIDWDGRFDSNILIRTLMRKDHRLRAHAGCGIVADSDPDGEAEELMWKLRPLLEALA
- a CDS encoding aminotransferase class IV; its protein translation is MTGGVAWCEGRWGTPAELSLPLDDRGLQLADGLFETVLIRAGQPCLLDEHLQRWSEASAQLGLDPPPGRDHLMPLIQEAVQRALPDQSCGALRLNWSRGSSSQRGIAPPCIGGHRFWLTLQPWIPIFTPISAIISRLERRNSDSLLSRCKTFAYGQAVQARREASERGCDDALLLNTNGELCCSTTANLLLKPGGAKGDGPWLTPPLSSGCLPGVMRARALRLGLAVEADLGASLGSDDQLLLINSLGCRSLLSLDHQPLYSQALGIDSAESLWQHLLN
- the yedP gene encoding mannosyl-3-phosphoglycerate phosphatase-related protein YedP, producing MSDPQSCRWWVVTDLDGTLMDHHYDWSPAAATLRSLQRAGVPVIPCTSKTAEEVERFRAAALLRDPYIVENGGAIHGETPTCEPWDQALGPGWSALKPRLQELSEQLSEPLQALDELTDAEGERLLGLSGELLQQAQRRRCSVPFVPPSAAIQRRLDALAAAQGLAVVRGNRMCHLLGAEVSKGNALAALKQRLHEPDVKVLALGDSPNDLPLLEVADLAVVVPGAEGPHPQLRPGVESGRFELARAPHAEGWAEAVERLLQLR